The Pseudofrankia sp. DC12 region AACGGCCAGCTGTGGATCAATGACGAGACCGGCCCCACCGTCGTCCTGGTCGACGGCGCCAGCCGGCGGACCCTCCTGAAGTTCGGCGCGGCGCTGCCCGGCGGCACCCGCACTGACACACCGCGCCCGCTGCCTCCCGGCCCCACGCCGACGGCCAGCCTGCCGTCGTCCCAGGCCAGCGGCCCAGGCACGGGCGGCCGGCCGGGCCTGATCTGGCCCGGCTGGACTCCGCCCGGCACCCGCGACACCCGCGGCGACAGCGGCGACAGAACAGACGGGACGGACCGGGGCACCGGTCGGCGGAACGGCGGACAGACCGGGTCCGGAAACGGCCGGGGCGGCGGCCAGCCGGGTGGGCGGACCGACAGCCAGCCGACCGATAGCCAGCCGCCGGGCTCCGGCCAGCCCGAACCGCCGGCGAGCAACACCGCCGCCCCGCCTCAGCCCGAGCCGACCGCCGGCGAACAGCCGTCCGGCCAGCCAACCGGCTCCGGCGGTCCGGGCGGCGGGCAGACCGGTGGCACCAGCCGGACCGGTGGAGGCGGCCGCGTCGGTACCGGCGGCTCGGAGGCCGCGTCCGGTTCCGGTACCGAAGGCCCGTCCCCGGGCCAGGCCGGCGCCGGGACGCCCGGGTCCGCCGGCCCGCCGCAGGCCGAACCGACGACGGCGCCCGCGCCAACCGGCCCGCCCAGCGGCTCGGCTGGCGCACCCGGCCGCCCGACCGCTCCCGCGACCCCGACCACGTCTCCCGGCCGGGCGCCGACGCCACCAGACCAGGGCTCACCAAGGCCACCTGGGTTCTGGCTGCTCACCGCCGACGGCTCGGTCCTCGCCCGCGGCACGGCGGAGGCGGTCGCCACCGGCGCCGCCGGCCCAGGCGCGGTCGCGATCGCGCCGACCGCGACCGGCCACGGCTACTGGCTGGTCGACGCGGCCGGCGCCGGCCGCCCGGTCGGCGACGCGCCCGCCGTGCCGGCCGTCTCCGCGGGTGGCACGGTCGTGGCGGCGGCGGCAGGCCCGACCGGAGGCGGGTACTGGACCGTCACGGCCGCCGGCACCGTCGTCCCGCACGGCACGCTGGCCGGCTACGGGTCGCTGCGCACCGCGCCCGCGGCACCGGTCGTCGCCCTGGCCGCCACCCCGACCGGTGGTGGCTACTGGCTCCTCGACGCCGCCGGCGGCGTCTACCCGTTCGGCGACGCCGGGACGATCGCCCCCGGCGCGCAGCCCACCGGCCAGGCGACCGGGCCGCAGCGCCTCGTCGGCATCACGGCGTCACCGACCGGGTCCGGCTACTGGACGGTCACCGCGGCCGGAGTCGTCGGCGCGCACGGCACTGCCGGCGGCTACGGTTCGGCGGCCGGGTCAAGCACCGTCGTCGGCATCGCGGCCACCCCCAGCGGCCGCGGCTACTGGCTTATCGACGCCGACGGCGGCGCCCGTGCCTTCGGCGACGCCGTCACCATCGGGACGGCCGCCCCTGCGGGCACCCGGACCATCGCGGTCGCGGCGGCACCGTGACCGGCCCAGGGGGCCACAAGGCCGGGCGGCGACGGGCCACCCTGGCCTGGCTCGCCGGTGCCACGGCCGTCAGCATGGGGACATTCCCGCCGTACTTGCGCCGCCACGGGCGTACCCTCAGCGCTCCCGGGGGCCGCCGGTCCGGCGGACCGGGCATCAGGTCGGAGGCCGTCATGCCGTCAACCAGCCCACGGACCCGCACCCCCGCCTCCCCGCGCCCGGCCGCGCCGACGGCGGGGTCCCGGCCGCCCCAGCGCAGGGGTGCGCGCGCCGCCCTGCCCGTGCTGGCGCTCGTCGCCGCCGTCCTCGCCGGCTGCTCCAGCGGCGGCACACCGGTGCCCACGACGCCCGCCACGTCAAGCGGAGCCCCGACGGCGACGCCCAGCCAGGTCGCCACGCCGCAGCCGAGCCCCAGCGAGGCGCAGGCGCCGAGCGCGCCCGCGTGGCCCAGCGGGCCGACCTCCAGGATCCGGTCGACGACGCCGCCGCCCGAACTGGTCAATGTGACCGCCGGTCACGACGTCGTGAACGAACTCAGCTTCGACCGGGTGGTGTTCGAGTTCACCGGCGGGCTGCCGGGCTACACCGCGCAGTACGTCAACCAGGTGCTCACGCCAGGCCAGGGCACCGCGATGGCGCTCGCCGGGCAGGCGTTCTTCCAGATCGTGCTGACCCCCGCGGCCGCGCACGACGCTTCCGGCCAGCCGACCGTGACGAGCCCGATCGACGGCGGCGGCCTACCCGCGATTCGCCAGATCGCGCTGGCCGGTGACTTCGAGGGCTACGTCCACTTCGGCATCGGCCTGTCGGGTGTCGCCGGCTACCGCGTGACCGAGCTGGCCAAGCCCGACCGGCTGGTCTTCGACTTCGCCGCCCAGGCCACCGGCGCTCCCTGACCGCGCGCCGCACGGGGCCATGTGGCTAGGGTCGTGCGGTGAAGCTCGCACAGGTGATGGTGCTCGTCGACGAGTACGACCCCGCGATCGTCTTCTTCACCGAGGTACTCGGTTTCGAGCTGGTCGAGGACTCGCCGGCGACGACGAGCGACGGGCGGCCGAAGCGGTGGGTGGTGGTCCGCCCACCGGGCGCCGAGACCTCGGTCCTGCTCGCTCGTGCCGACGGGCCGACGCAGTCGGCCGCCGTCGGTAACCAGGCCGCCGGGCGGGTCGGGTTCTTTCTGCACGTCGACGACTTCGAGGCGAGCTACCGACGCCTGCGCGCCGCGGACGTCACCTTCCTCGGCGAGCCGCGGGACGAGCCGTACGGCCGGGTCGTGGTGTTCTTCGACCTCGCCGGCAACCGCTGGGACATGATCCAACCCGCCTGACCTGAAGCCTGGTGCCTCGCGGCCACCGGCGGACGACACGAGTCGTTGGATACAGAGCGTGGCCGGCAGGAGCGTCGCGGCGAGTCGGTGTCAGGGGTTGTCGGACCTGTCAGGTATACGACAGACGACAACCAAACAGTCGCCTGGAGCGTCCTCAGACTTGGGACGCGCGGCCGTCCGGCACAGCTCTGGTCATCGGGGGGGACGTGGACTCACGCGGAGGCGCGTCGCGTGCGTTGGCGCGCCCGCCGGCGCGGGCGACGCCGCTGCCGGGCAGCCCGTTGCGCGCGTCGGATCCCCGCGAGCTCGACGGCTACCAGCTGCTGCGCCGCCTCGGCGAGGGTGGCATGGGCACCGTCTACCTGGGCCGATCCCCGTCCGGGCGACGCGTCGCCGTCAAGATCGTGCGTGCCGAGCTGGCCGACGACCCCGAGTACCGAGCGCGGTTCCGCCGCGAGGCCGAGGTCGCCCGCCGGGTCGCCCGCTACTGCACCGCCGAGGTGCTCGACGCCGTCGACCCCCCGGACGGCGCGCCCTACCTGGTGACCGAGTTCGTCGACGGGCCGCCGCTGTCCCAGACGGTGTCGCGGCGGGGGCCGCTCGGGTCGGCCGACGTGGAGCGCGTCGCCGTCAGCGTCGCCTCGGCGCTCACCGTGATCCACGCGGCCGGGCTGGTGCATCGCGACCTCAAGCCGTCGAACGTGCTGCTCTCGCAGTTCGGCCCGCGGGTGATCGACTTCGGCGTCGCGTGGGCCGCGGACAGCGTCGCGGTGACCCGGGACCTGGTCGTCGGAACCCCCGCGTTCATGGCCCCGGAACAGGCCCGCGGCCAGCGGGTGACCTCCGCCGCCGACATCTTCTCCTGGGGCGGGCTGATCATCTTCGCCGCGACCGGGCGGCGCCCGTTCGGCGGCGGCGCCGTGCCGGCCGTGCTGTACCGCATCGTCAACTCGGACCCGGACCTCGACGGGCTCGACGAGGGGCTGACCGATGTCGTGCGGGCCGCCATGCGACGGGACCCGGCCGAGCGGCCGACCGCGGCGGAGATCGTCGGCCGGCTCCAGGCGCTGAGCACGGTCCGGGCCACCTCGCCCGTCTGGGTCACCCCCCCAGGCAGTGAGCCGGTGACCGGCGCGAGCGGCGCGGTGGCACCGACGGGCGCCGACGGTACCGGCGGCGAGCAGGACGGCGCCGCGCCGGCCGCCGGCGTGGGCGGCCTCGACGCGGCCAGTCCCCACGCCGCGGACAGAGCCCCCGCCGCCGGGGCCTTGCCGACCACCGACGGGTCCAGCGGCAGCGTCGGGCACGGCGGTCCGGCGGCGAGTGCCGTGGCCACCAGTGACGCGGCGTCCAGCGCCGGGGCCGCCGCGGGCCTCGGCGCGCTGTCCGCCGGGGCGCCGGCGGCCGACGGCTCGGACGCGGCCCGCGCCGTCGAGGTGGCCGACGGGGCCGCGCCGGCCGGCGTGGGCACCCCGGCAGGCGCGCAGTCAGGTCCGGTGGCACTGAGCGGCGCAGCTCAGGCGGACGCGGCTCCGGTCGCGGACGCGGGGCTGACCAGCACGGCTGAAGCCGGCGCGGGTGTCGCCGGCACGGAGCTGGTCGGCGCGGCGGCGGGCGGCGCCGACACAGCCGCGGACAGCTCGCCGGGCGACGGGTCCGGCGCGAGCGCGGCCGGCGGGGTTGCCGCGCCCGAGTCCACAGCGCCTGACGGGTCCCTGGAACTGGCCAGCGGCGTGCGCGAGCCGGCCGTCGCCGGGGACGACGAGCCAACCGTCGGCAGCGGCCCGGTGGACGTCGCGGGCCTCAACGACGACTTCACGTTCGGTGACCTGAGCGTCTGGAGTGAAGAAGGCACCGAGCTCACGGTCGGCTACCTCGCCCGCCTCGACGCCGTCGACGACGGCCCTGACCACTCCGGGGACGCGAGCTTCCGCGATCTGGACTACGCCGACCCCGCCTCCAGCCTCGACGACGACTCCGACGGCATCAACCGGATCAGCCAGCGGACGATGACGTTGCGCGGCGACTCGCCCCGCGGCCCGGGACGGACCCTGGAGACCCTCAACCTGGCCAGCCTCGACGGCTCCGGTCGTTCAGGCGGCTACGGATCGACCTGGCCGCCGCCCCGCCGGCAGGGCCCACTGGCGGCGCTCGCCCGGTGGTTCCCCCGTTTCGCGCAGGACGGCCGAATCCCGTGGACCACCCTGATCAGCGCGTTCAGCGTGATCGTGGCACTGGCGGCCGTCGGTGTGGCAGCCGCGGCGGCGCTGGACAGTGGTGGCCGGTCCGCCCATGCCGCCCTGGCCGCCCAGCTGACGATCCCGGACAACCTCGTGGGCCTCACCGCCAAGGAGGCCGAGGCGCGGCTGCACGCGGCCGGCTTCGCGCACTGGCGGTTCGAGCTGAAGCCTGACCTCAAGCCGAAGGGCACCATCCTCAGCGTCCAGCCGGGCGAGGGTATCGAGATCGACCCGACCGACACCGTGACGCTGGTCGTCTCGGCCGGCATGGACTCCGTCAAGATCCCCCAGGTCGTGGGGCTCGCCGACAGCGCGGCCCGGTCCAACCTGCAGGACGCGGGCCTGACTGTCGTCGTACGCCCGATCAGCGGGCCGGCCAGCGTCAGCGCCGGTCATGTGGCCGCGATCTTCCCGGTCGCGGGCACCGAGGTTCCGCCGGGTTCCAGCGTCACGATCCTGGTGGTCGTACCGGCCGGCACGAAGTCGCTGGCCACCGTGCCGTACGTCATCGGGCTGTCGACGAACGACGCGCAGGACGCCCTGCACCGGGCCGGATTCACCGACGTCGCGATCGCCTACGCGGCCGCCCCGGATGCGGCCGGCCTGGTGACCGCCATCGATCCGCCCGCCAACACGACGACGGCCAAGAACGCGACGGTCACGCTGACGGTGTCCACCGGCCCGGGCGAGACCGCGGTTCCCGATGTCGCCGGCCGGACGCAGGCGGATGCCGAGGCCGCCCTGCAGACGGCCGGGCTGGTCGCCGCGATCAAGGTGGACTCCGGGCCGTCGACCATCACCGCCGGGCTGGTGGAGACCGTCGACCCCGCGCCCGGCTCGAAGGTGCCAGTGCAGGCCACGGTGACTATCACGGTGGTCAGCGCGCAGGTCGCGATGCCGGACACGAGGGGTAGCCAGCGCGCCGAGGCCGAACAGCTGCTCGCCTCCTACGGCCTGACCGCCGCCGTGACGCAGCAGTCGAGCAGCGCCGCGGTCGGGACCGTGCTGTCGCAGACGACCACTCCTGGCGCCATGATCGCGCGCGGGAGTACCGTCACGCTCGTGGTCGCCAAGGCCGCCGGCCCGCCGCCGGGCGGCGGCTCGCCTACGACGGGTCCGCCCTCCCCACCAGCCTCGCCCACCCCGACCGGGACCACATCGTCACCGCCGCCCGCCTCGGCGGCGGGCTGACACCGATCGGCGCCCTTCCCGGGGCCTGGCGACCGAACGCGAGGCGGCAGCGCGCGACCACTCACCGGGCGGCTGCCGTCCGTCAGGCAGGGGTCGCCGGGAGCGGTTGCCAGGAGCGAGTCCGGCGACGGCACCAGAATCGTCGGTTCCCGCCGGTAGCATTGTCACGCATTCAGTAGCGACCTCGGCACCGACGGCTGAATCTTGCGAGACGTATACGGAGGTTCTAACCTGGCTCGTGGTCAAGAGGACTGCGTCAAGGCCTGGCTCGCCGTCCGGCAACCTTCGCGCAAGGTGCCCCAGGAACGACCTGATCGCCGCCGGTGACAACTGGTAGCGGTAACGCGGATCTCCCGAACCGGGCACGGTCGCGGGGGTCCACCGAGGCCCCCGGAGGTTGACGTGTCCAAGCGCCCGAACCCCACCCGCGCTGACCTGCTGGCCCTGCTCGGGGCCCAGCCGGAGACCTCCGTCGCGGCCATCTGCCGTTCCTACCTCTCCCGACGCCGGGAGCTGCTGGCCTCCGACCCGGACCACCGCCGGCCCGAGGTGGCCCGGCTGGACGACGCCTTCACCCGGCTGCGCGCCGCCACCGATCTCGAGAGCCGCCTCGACGACTACCCGTGCGCCGAGGTCAAGATCGGCGTCGAGGACACCACCGTGGTGGTGCGCTCGGCGCCCGCCGGCACCGCCAGCGGGGAGTTCCCGTTCCCCGGCGTGGAGCGGGTGCACGTGCTCACCGCCTTCAACCCGCGGTCCCGCCGGCTGCGCCCGCACGAGAACGCCAACCGCCAGCGCGCGCTTGCGGGCCGCGTCGCCACGACCGGCCTGCCCTCGTGGCCCGCGGTCGGCGGCGGCCGCCAGGCGCAGACGAGCATCGCCGTCGCCGGCCTGACCAGGGCACGGGCGCGCGCGCTCGGCGCCGAGTTCGAGCAGGACGCCGTCGTCGAGTGGACCCCGACGGCGTGGTCGGTGGTGCCGTGCGACGAGCTCGTCGCACCGCGCGAGTTCGGCTGGCGTAGCTCGCGGCTCACCAAGCCGCTGCCGGACCCGGCGGCCGCCGCCCGGCGCGCCGAGGCCGCCGCCGCGGCGGACAGGGCCGCGACCGACGTGCGGACGGCGACGGCCGACGGCCTGCCGTCGACCGACGAGGCACGGCCCGCGGACGAGGAGACCGGTCCGGTCAGCGACGCGCACGAGATCCTCGTGGCGGACGCGGTCCGGGCGCTGGCTGCCGAAGAGGCGGAGACCGCGGCGATCGCCCGGGCGCGAGAGCTCACCGCCGCGACGCCGGCGGCGGGCACCGCCACCGACACGACCGCCACCACCGACACCCCCATGGTCACCGGTGGCCCGGCCGCCGAGACCGGGACGGACGGCTCGGGTGGTCCGGCTGCCGGCGGCGCGCCGGCGCCGCGCAAGGCCGACCCGGCGGCCGGGGGCGCCACGCCAGACCCACACGACCTTCCCGCCTCCCACGGCGGTAACGGTGAGTGACGCGGTCGCCTTCAATACCGGCCTTCCGCTCGCCGCCGACCTGCGGACCCACCTGCTCAGCCAGCTCGGCGCCGAGGAGGAGTGGATCGGGCGTGGCCCGGACGGCACCGGGCTGCTCTGGCGCCACAGCGAGCTCGGGACGTTGCTGGAGCTGCTCCCGGTCCCCGACGGGGCGTCGGCCGTCGCCGTACTGCGGGTCACCACGCCGGTCTCGACGATCGGCGATCCGGCCCGCGCGCGGGCCCTCTGCCAGCGGCTGAACGCCGAGATCACCCTGAACCGCTGGATCGCAGGACCCTGGCCGGCCATCCCGGACCGCCCCGACCCGGACGACGACGACGAGGACGAGGACGACGGGCCGGCCGATCGCGCCAGCCTGGCAGACGACCCGACCGAGCCGGCGGTACGGGTGGAGCCGGCGGGCGAAGACGTCGAGGCAGGCTCGGGCGCCGAGGCATCCACCGCCGCCGAGAAACACCTCGAGGCGCACGCCGAGCCCGCGCCCGGGGCCCGGCCGGCCGAGCTCGCCCAGCCCAGCCCGCTGGCCCTGGAATCCTTCGCGGACGAGGCCACCGACGTCGGGCCGGACGCCCTTTACCTGTCGTGCTCGTTCGTCGTCGGCCGGCTCGACCAGGCCGGCGACGATGAGGACGAGGACGACGACCCCGACGACGACCCCGACGAGGAGGACGTCGCGGCACCCGGCGGCGCGGCGCTGGCCCGGCTCGCCGTGGCCGCGGTCGGCGACCAGATCGCGACGGCGGTCGCCGCGCTCGGCGACGGCCTGCACGACGAGGTCGCCGGCGTGCCGTTCGTCGCCCGCGACGCCGACGGCGAGGCCCGCCCCGGCCGGCACCGCGTCGCCCGCTACCACGACCTGCTGCACGTCGGCGCCGACGCGGACAACACCCCGCTCTGGCGCGGGCTGCTGGCCGCGTTCGACGGGCTGCGCTACGACCAGGAAAGTGACGGCGGCCCGGTGTGGGGCGCCGGCGACGGCCGTGGCTTCCGCTGCGAGGTGCCGTTCAGCTGGGGGCCGTTCTTCACGCCGGAGGACCGGCCGGTCGAGGTCGTGACCGCGCCGGAGCCGGCGCCGGCCGGCCTGCTGACCAGCGTCGTGCTGGCCAGCCGGCAGGACCCGCGCCCGGAGGCGGGCGAAGGCCTGCTGATCACCATGCGCACGCCGGTCTCGGTCCGGCCGAGCGACGACGTCGCCGGCGTCCTGACCGCACTGAACATCCAGGACGCCCGCGACCCGGGGGCCGCGCACGGCGTCGGGGCCTGGGTGCTGCGCGGTGGGGCGCCGACCTGGACGATCTTCCTGCCGAACGCGGTCATGGCCGCGGGCACCCGCGCGACGGTGGCGCTGCTGCGCGAGGTGCTGCTGGCCGCGGCCGGCGCGTCGATGCTCGCCCGCCGGGTCCTGCTCACCGGCGAGGACCTCACCCCGGCCGACCGCTACCCGATCGGCCCGGCCTCGCGCCGGCCGGCCGGCCTGGCCTTCGCCGCCAGCTCCACCGCCTGCGACGAGCCGGCGCTGGCCCTGGACGCGCTGTACGCCTCGCTGGTCGGGCCAGATGTCGACTGGTCCGTGCTGGGCTCGGCCGGCTTCGACTGGTGGCCGTACCACGGCCGGCAGCGGCTGCGGGTCACCCCGCGGCCGGCCCCGGACGACCGCCGGGCCGGCTCCCTGCGTATCTCGACCGAGGTGGCCAGCAAGGTTCCCGCGACCCTCGACGTCCTGCGGCTGCTCGCGCGGCGCAACGCCGACGACGGCCGGTCGGCCCTGGTGCTCGACCCGGTCGCCGGGACCGTCGAGGCGGTCGCCCGAGTGCACCTCGGGCCGTCGCTCTGGTCGCCCGACCGGTCCTGGGCACGGCTGGTCGCCGTCGACCAGCTGATCCGCGCCGACGAGGC contains the following coding sequences:
- a CDS encoding DUF3293 domain-containing protein, yielding MSKRPNPTRADLLALLGAQPETSVAAICRSYLSRRRELLASDPDHRRPEVARLDDAFTRLRAATDLESRLDDYPCAEVKIGVEDTTVVVRSAPAGTASGEFPFPGVERVHVLTAFNPRSRRLRPHENANRQRALAGRVATTGLPSWPAVGGGRQAQTSIAVAGLTRARARALGAEFEQDAVVEWTPTAWSVVPCDELVAPREFGWRSSRLTKPLPDPAAAARRAEAAAAADRAATDVRTATADGLPSTDEARPADEETGPVSDAHEILVADAVRALAAEEAETAAIARARELTAATPAAGTATDTTATTDTPMVTGGPAAETGTDGSGGPAAGGAPAPRKADPAAGGATPDPHDLPASHGGNGE
- a CDS encoding PASTA domain-containing protein, encoding MDSRGGASRALARPPARATPLPGSPLRASDPRELDGYQLLRRLGEGGMGTVYLGRSPSGRRVAVKIVRAELADDPEYRARFRREAEVARRVARYCTAEVLDAVDPPDGAPYLVTEFVDGPPLSQTVSRRGPLGSADVERVAVSVASALTVIHAAGLVHRDLKPSNVLLSQFGPRVIDFGVAWAADSVAVTRDLVVGTPAFMAPEQARGQRVTSAADIFSWGGLIIFAATGRRPFGGGAVPAVLYRIVNSDPDLDGLDEGLTDVVRAAMRRDPAERPTAAEIVGRLQALSTVRATSPVWVTPPGSEPVTGASGAVAPTGADGTGGEQDGAAPAAGVGGLDAASPHAADRAPAAGALPTTDGSSGSVGHGGPAASAVATSDAASSAGAAAGLGALSAGAPAADGSDAARAVEVADGAAPAGVGTPAGAQSGPVALSGAAQADAAPVADAGLTSTAEAGAGVAGTELVGAAAGGADTAADSSPGDGSGASAAGGVAAPESTAPDGSLELASGVREPAVAGDDEPTVGSGPVDVAGLNDDFTFGDLSVWSEEGTELTVGYLARLDAVDDGPDHSGDASFRDLDYADPASSLDDDSDGINRISQRTMTLRGDSPRGPGRTLETLNLASLDGSGRSGGYGSTWPPPRRQGPLAALARWFPRFAQDGRIPWTTLISAFSVIVALAAVGVAAAAALDSGGRSAHAALAAQLTIPDNLVGLTAKEAEARLHAAGFAHWRFELKPDLKPKGTILSVQPGEGIEIDPTDTVTLVVSAGMDSVKIPQVVGLADSAARSNLQDAGLTVVVRPISGPASVSAGHVAAIFPVAGTEVPPGSSVTILVVVPAGTKSLATVPYVIGLSTNDAQDALHRAGFTDVAIAYAAAPDAAGLVTAIDPPANTTTAKNATVTLTVSTGPGETAVPDVAGRTQADAEAALQTAGLVAAIKVDSGPSTITAGLVETVDPAPGSKVPVQATVTITVVSAQVAMPDTRGSQRAEAEQLLASYGLTAAVTQQSSSAAVGTVLSQTTTPGAMIARGSTVTLVVAKAAGPPPGGGSPTTGPPSPPASPTPTGTTSSPPPASAAG
- a CDS encoding VOC family protein, producing the protein MKLAQVMVLVDEYDPAIVFFTEVLGFELVEDSPATTSDGRPKRWVVVRPPGAETSVLLARADGPTQSAAVGNQAAGRVGFFLHVDDFEASYRRLRAADVTFLGEPRDEPYGRVVVFFDLAGNRWDMIQPA